From the genome of Anopheles merus strain MAF chromosome X, AmerM5.1, whole genome shotgun sequence, one region includes:
- the LOC121592839 gene encoding general odorant-binding protein 45-like, protein MLTYRAWLLLALLGAQCALILGAPATGHGYDTKSFAQAYLECLRYLNISRQSLYAYDSAAVPLNCGSNCLLRCIGLNARWWHDETGLNERALVRFFRQAPADSLLQARACLAELPAPPADSCAGAYWSFRCYSDALGELIAHPAYVAPCGQEIRRAVSDCATMLQVEDGQLQTCVRTETFLRQGNSAALLRCVVLRLGLYADSTGVLCDRVRLLMDADTAEQWTVARAEEAKRCEEDLRALGADTCVVAAHAVELCYGWPAFGELWAVLKQEYGSSDDALAEESGQVVARRSCTPWMRPLKMGRNHQKARPRRMRKGSCLKMSNRPNWS, encoded by the exons ATGTTGACTTATCGCGCTTGGTTGCTGTTAGCGCTGCTGGGCGCCCAGTGCGCGCTGATACTGGGCGCGCCCGCCACCGGCCACGGTTACGACACAAAGAGCTTCGCCCAGGCCTACCTGGAGTGTCTGCGCTACCTGAACATCTCGCGCCAGTCGCTGTACGCGTACGACAGTGCGGCCGTCCCGCTGAACTGCGGCAGCAACTGTCTGCTGCGCTGCATCGGCCTGAACGCCCGCTGGTGGCACGACGAGACGGGGCTGAACGAGCGGGCGCTGGTGCGCTTCTTCCGCCAGGCGCCGGCCGACTCGCTGCTGCAGGCCCGCGCCTGCCTGGCCGAGCTACCCGCCCCGCCGGCCGACAGCTGTGCCGGCGCGTACTGGTCGTTCCGGTGCTACAGCGACGCGCTCGGCGAGCTGATTGCCCACCCGGCGTACGTGGCACCGTGCGGGCAGGAGATACGGCGCGCGGTGAGCGACTGTGCCACGATGCTGCAGGTGGAGGACGGCCAGCTGCAGACGTGCGTGAGGACGGAAACGTTCCTACGGCAGGGCAACAGTGCCGCGCTGCTGCGGTGCGTCGTGCTGCGGCTCGGGCTGTACGCCGACTCGACCGGGGTGCTGTGCGACCGGGTGCGGCTGCTGATGGACGCAGACACCGCCGAACAGTGGACGGTGGCACGGGCGGAGGAGGCCAAGCGGTGTGAGGAGGACTTgcgggcgctcggtgcggacACGTGCGTCGTGGCGGCCCACGCCGTGGAGCTCTGCTACGGGTGGCCGGCGTTTGGCGAACTCTGGGCAGTGCTGAAGCAGGAGTACGGCAGCTCGGATGACGCGCTGGCAGAGGAGAGCGGGCAGGTGGTGGCT CGCCGGAGCTGTACGCCGTGGATGCGACCGTTGAAGATGGGTCGAAATCATCAGAAGGCTCGTCCTCGCAGGATGAGGAAGGGCAGCTGCCTAAAGATGTCAAACCGACCCAACTGGAGCTAG